A window from Microbacterium ginsengiterrae encodes these proteins:
- a CDS encoding HAD family hydrolase — MTHKPQAVLWDMDGTLVDTEPYWMAAETTLVESYGGTWSHEQAMQLVGNGLDDSARILRDAGVDMEPDAIVARLTDEVRAALATQGVPFRPGARELLRDLRAVGIRTALVTMSLGRMARSVVDLIGFDAFDHVVPGDEVTRPKPHPDPYLRAAELLEIDIADTLVIEDSPTGIRAGITSGAVTLGVPHMVPLDDAGAHALWPSLDGRSASDVVDLFASVRSLQGATR; from the coding sequence GTGACTCACAAGCCGCAGGCAGTCCTCTGGGACATGGATGGAACACTGGTCGACACGGAGCCCTATTGGATGGCGGCGGAGACGACGCTCGTCGAGTCGTACGGCGGCACCTGGTCCCACGAGCAGGCGATGCAGCTCGTGGGCAACGGCCTGGACGACAGCGCCCGCATCCTGCGCGACGCCGGCGTCGACATGGAACCGGACGCGATCGTCGCGCGCCTCACTGACGAGGTCCGAGCGGCACTGGCCACGCAGGGCGTCCCGTTCCGACCCGGCGCGCGCGAACTGCTGCGCGATCTGCGAGCCGTCGGCATCCGCACGGCGCTCGTGACGATGTCCCTCGGGCGGATGGCCAGGAGCGTCGTGGATCTCATCGGGTTCGATGCCTTCGACCATGTCGTCCCCGGCGATGAGGTCACACGCCCCAAGCCTCACCCCGATCCGTACCTCCGGGCCGCCGAGCTGCTGGAGATCGACATCGCCGACACGCTGGTCATCGAGGATTCGCCCACCGGCATCCGCGCGGGCATCACTTCCGGCGCCGTCACGCTCGGCGTCCCGCACATGGTTCCGCTCGATGACGCAGGTGCGCACGCGCTCTGGCCCTCACTCGACGGTCGCAGCGCCTCCGACGTCGTCGACCTGTTCGCCTCCGTCCGGTCGCTGCAGGGGGCCACCCGATGA
- a CDS encoding tRNA (adenine-N1)-methyltransferase codes for MSVAAPRPSGPFREGDRVQLTGPKNRLHTITLAPDGEMHTHHGVLFHRDLIGLPDGSVVTNSSGHEYLALRPLLRDFAMSMPRGAAIVYPKDAAQIVMQADIFPGATVVEAGVGSGALSLSLLRAIGPAGRLVSFERRDDFADVARANVETFFGGTPDTWEVVVGDLLHALPSTMPAGSVDRVVLDMLAPWEVMDAVADALTPGGVVLCYVATATQLSRVAEYIRGTGCFTDPDASETMVRGWHVEGLAVRPDHRMVAHTGFLLTARRLAPGTIAPEVKRRASKSSYGDEDVELWTPGAVGDREITDKNLRKRAREAAKAADGARRAAASRDAEDRSQ; via the coding sequence ATGAGCGTCGCGGCGCCGCGGCCCAGCGGACCGTTCCGCGAGGGGGACCGGGTGCAGCTCACCGGGCCCAAGAACCGGCTCCACACGATCACACTCGCGCCCGATGGCGAGATGCACACGCACCATGGCGTGCTCTTCCACCGTGATCTCATCGGTCTGCCGGACGGGTCAGTGGTCACCAACAGCTCCGGCCACGAATACCTGGCACTCCGGCCGCTGCTGCGCGATTTCGCCATGTCGATGCCGCGGGGCGCGGCGATCGTGTACCCGAAGGATGCGGCGCAGATCGTCATGCAGGCCGACATCTTCCCCGGCGCCACCGTCGTCGAGGCCGGCGTCGGTTCAGGTGCGCTGTCGTTGTCGCTGCTACGCGCGATCGGTCCTGCCGGGCGTCTGGTGTCCTTCGAGCGCCGCGACGATTTCGCCGACGTCGCGAGGGCGAACGTGGAGACGTTCTTCGGCGGGACGCCCGACACCTGGGAGGTCGTCGTCGGAGATCTCCTGCACGCGTTGCCCTCGACCATGCCGGCGGGCAGCGTCGATCGAGTGGTGCTGGACATGCTCGCCCCGTGGGAGGTGATGGATGCCGTCGCCGACGCCCTGACTCCCGGTGGCGTCGTGCTCTGCTACGTGGCCACCGCGACCCAGCTGTCACGTGTCGCGGAGTACATCCGCGGCACCGGATGCTTCACGGATCCCGATGCCTCCGAGACCATGGTCCGCGGATGGCACGTCGAGGGGCTCGCCGTGCGGCCCGATCATCGGATGGTGGCCCACACCGGATTCCTCCTCACCGCACGTCGGCTCGCGCCGGGGACGATCGCGCCGGAGGTCAAGCGCCGCGCGTCCAAGTCCAGCTACGGCGACGAGGACGTCGAGCTGTGGACCCCGGGTGCTGTCGGAGACCGCGAGATCACCGACAAGAACCTGCGCAAGCGCGCACGTGAGGCCGCGAAGGCGGCGGACGGCGCACGGCGGGCCGCCGCGTCGCGCGACGCGGAGGACCGTTCGCAATAG
- a CDS encoding FKBP-type peptidyl-prolyl cis-trans isomerase, giving the protein MRKSSAALATLALAVVALTGCTAGPSFDAAACDRAAATSGLEDLANVSGAVGDEPDVELFTPVGAGESAFGDVVVGDGRALTSPNQSAVFEFSLFSGKTGEPVGGTAYDEDRAQLGSVEYWAQTVPVFGEALKCATEGSRVMILVSPEDFGAQNLSGFGLDADEPVVALFDVVDVFPTKAEGALQFNDAAGMPTVVRAPDGRPGIIVPDKAAPTELEVQTLIKGDGATVSEDDTVLVNYTGVTWADRTVFDSSWDRGAATFDMSNLIPGFTQGLAGQTVGSQVLIVVPPELGYGEQGSGAVPANATLVFVVDILGIDPPVSARQ; this is encoded by the coding sequence GTGCGTAAATCCTCAGCCGCTCTGGCCACTCTCGCTCTCGCCGTCGTCGCTCTGACGGGATGCACGGCAGGCCCATCGTTCGACGCTGCCGCCTGCGATCGTGCGGCCGCCACCAGCGGGCTCGAGGACCTCGCGAACGTGTCGGGTGCGGTCGGCGATGAGCCGGACGTCGAGCTCTTCACGCCTGTCGGGGCGGGGGAGAGCGCGTTCGGTGACGTCGTGGTCGGTGACGGCCGTGCCCTCACCAGCCCGAACCAGAGCGCCGTGTTCGAGTTCTCGCTGTTCTCCGGCAAGACCGGTGAGCCGGTCGGTGGCACGGCGTACGACGAGGACCGTGCGCAGCTGGGCAGCGTCGAGTACTGGGCGCAGACCGTGCCGGTGTTCGGCGAGGCGCTGAAGTGCGCGACGGAAGGCTCCCGGGTGATGATCCTCGTCTCGCCGGAGGACTTCGGCGCCCAGAACCTCTCCGGGTTCGGCCTCGACGCGGACGAGCCGGTCGTCGCACTGTTCGACGTCGTCGACGTGTTCCCGACGAAGGCCGAAGGTGCCCTGCAGTTCAACGACGCCGCGGGGATGCCCACTGTGGTCCGCGCACCCGACGGCCGCCCCGGGATCATCGTGCCGGACAAGGCTGCGCCCACTGAGCTCGAGGTGCAGACCCTCATCAAGGGCGACGGCGCGACGGTCTCCGAGGACGACACCGTGCTGGTCAACTACACCGGTGTGACCTGGGCGGACCGCACCGTCTTCGACTCGTCGTGGGATCGCGGCGCCGCGACCTTCGACATGTCCAACCTCATCCCCGGTTTCACGCAGGGGCTCGCGGGTCAGACCGTCGGCTCCCAGGTGCTCATCGTCGTACCGCCCGAGCTCGGATACGGCGAGCAGGGCAGCGGTGCCGTCCCGGCGAACGCGACTCTCGTGTTCGTCGTGGACATCCTCGGCATCGATCCTCCGGTCTCAGCGCGGCAGTGA
- a CDS encoding helix-turn-helix transcriptional regulator: MAARIPPEERQTNLVVALMATEIGLTKQQILDSVSGYRQRAQTGARADALEKMFERDKDELRSLGVPIETIGDSSDPNDLREARYRIPKAEYDLPADISFSPAELAVLQLAGSVWSAESASADAQAGVRKIRALGIDGDEPIIGFAPRITTRESSFAPLQSAIEDCRVVTFDYLKPGEEAPRRRTVEPLALLDFEARWHVYGIDLDAQDERTFLLSRIVGDVTVTRRGFDPGLREGAGDRALAGLQDVAARNSALVEITPGTEAALRLGRRATPEVQGFRVPFVDLHIFADELASYGPEVRVVEPTTLRDAVISRLRAIVAAHEAAPSEGGA; encoded by the coding sequence ATGGCCGCCCGCATCCCACCGGAAGAGCGTCAGACGAATCTCGTCGTGGCGCTCATGGCCACGGAGATCGGGCTCACCAAGCAGCAGATCCTCGACAGTGTCTCCGGTTACCGTCAGCGCGCGCAGACGGGCGCACGAGCCGATGCGCTCGAGAAGATGTTCGAACGCGACAAGGACGAGCTGCGTTCGCTGGGTGTGCCCATCGAGACGATCGGCGACTCGAGCGATCCCAACGACCTTCGAGAGGCCCGCTACCGGATCCCGAAGGCCGAGTACGACCTCCCGGCCGACATCTCCTTCAGCCCAGCCGAACTCGCCGTCCTGCAGCTCGCGGGCAGCGTCTGGAGCGCAGAATCGGCCTCCGCGGATGCGCAGGCCGGCGTCCGCAAGATCCGTGCGCTGGGCATCGACGGTGATGAGCCGATCATCGGGTTCGCCCCGCGGATCACCACCAGGGAGAGCAGCTTCGCTCCGTTGCAGAGCGCGATCGAGGACTGCCGGGTGGTCACGTTCGACTACCTCAAGCCGGGGGAGGAGGCTCCGCGTCGTCGGACGGTCGAACCTCTCGCTCTGCTCGACTTCGAGGCGCGTTGGCACGTCTACGGCATCGACCTCGACGCCCAGGACGAGCGCACCTTCCTGCTCAGCCGCATCGTCGGCGATGTGACCGTCACGCGCCGCGGGTTCGACCCCGGTCTGCGGGAGGGTGCGGGCGACCGGGCACTGGCCGGTCTGCAGGACGTCGCCGCGCGGAACTCTGCTCTGGTGGAGATCACGCCGGGGACCGAAGCCGCGCTCCGACTCGGGCGCCGCGCGACACCGGAGGTGCAGGGTTTCCGCGTGCCGTTCGTGGACCTGCACATCTTCGCCGATGAACTCGCCTCATACGGGCCGGAGGTGCGCGTGGTCGAGCCGACCACGCTGCGGGATGCGGTGATCTCGCGTCTGCGCGCGATAGTGGCGGCCCATGAGGCCGCTCCCTCCGAGGGAGGGGCATGA